The genomic DNA CAACTGGTTCTGAATCTTCAAGATGAGCGGAACCCCAGCAAAAACACCGTGAATTACTTGATAAGGCGGTAATAGCTCCGACTTTAATTTTCTCACCTCAGACCAATCAACATTAGAATGGAACTCAAATGGCGTAACCCCTCCTAATGCCTGTCCCAACATATCGAGCAAGCCGCAAATCACTTGTACTCCACAGGTCGCTTCAATAAAGCAAGGCTGCTGAGTTTCACGCGCTTTCTTTAAGTACTCAACAAAGTGGCGAACAGCTGGCACATTAGGATAATGAGTATTAATTTGGTAATGACATCCATTTTTCCTCGCTAACTTTAAGCATTCCACGACATCTTTTTCATAAACGGGATGCTCTTGCAGAACATGTATGCCTTTTTCTAATAATGCGCGGGCAAGTTGTGACCCATCCCCCCCTACAATTGCAGAACGAACAACAACACATGCAATATCAATATCGTGAGGTAATTCTGATACCTCACGATATAAAGGCACACCATACTCCTTAGCTATTGTTAACGAGCGCTTACTTCCTCTTGCTAAAATTCCAGCAAGTTCAAATCCTGGGAATTGGCGTTTAAATGCGGAAAGGTATACCTGACCAAAAAGCGTTCCACATACAACAACACGATATGTTTTCATCACAAAGCCCCCTCTTCAAACGCCAATTTATAATTAGGCTCAATCGAGAGGTCCCAATGACTAAACATATTTTGTTCGTGCAAAAACGAGATTAAATGACCTGTTTCAACTATTTCAGAAAGCCAAAACACCCCATTATTTAAATGAGACGATGATCGCGTTAACAATTGGTGCGCAGTAAAAGCGGCGGCCAGTCCCGTCATTCGATAGCCATTATTAAACTTACAACGAAGCGCTAAATTAACTGGCTGTTGAGCAATCCAACCTTGCGCATCCATTACGCAATATTGCTGAGTACCATGCTTCTGAACCATGGATTGACTCAGCCTAACTAACGCTGCAGTTTGCTCCTTAGCACTTTCATTTGCTGACATTAATAACTGTCGATCAGCGACTAAATTAAAGGCCGCGAAGTTAGATATTGAAAGTGTGTTAGCGACGCGTTGATGCTCAGCACTCAAATAAGGTAATGCGGTAAATTCTTTTCCCTCAGGTAGTGGTTGATACCCCTCTCTTACCCCCTCTCTCACCTTTATATCATCTCTAATTACCACCCCGCTTAAAGCATCATTCCCCCCTAAGCTTGCAATAAAATCTATCGCAGACGTTGATGTAAATGCTTCAATACCCCCTACATAAAGCTCGATACTGTGCAGTTCTTGTAGCTTTTCTTTGGCAATAAAAGGAAGCAACGAGGTAAAACCGGGAACAAAACCCGCTCCAAAAACACAGCTAACTGGTAAGTCTCGACCCTGCAACTGTTGCTGAACGTGACCGAAAACATCCTGCTCCCCCCCTACATCGACATA from Vibrio chagasii includes the following:
- a CDS encoding NAD-dependent epimerase/dehydratase family protein, with amino-acid sequence MNRVAIFGACGEVGQHIDQALCALGYQVTRIGRQPRPDLTHYRIVDLYDQKEVAAVCHHHDLIINAAGPASAIRDNIARVAIDTHTLYVDVGGEQDVFGHVQQQLQGRDLPVSCVFGAGFVPGFTSLLPFIAKEKLQELHSIELYVGGIEAFTSTSAIDFIASLGGNDALSGVVIRDDIKVREGVREGYQPLPEGKEFTALPYLSAEHQRVANTLSISNFAAFNLVADRQLLMSANESAKEQTAALVRLSQSMVQKHGTQQYCVMDAQGWIAQQPVNLALRCKFNNGYRMTGLAAAFTAHQLLTRSSSHLNNGVFWLSEIVETGHLISFLHEQNMFSHWDLSIEPNYKLAFEEGAL
- a CDS encoding Gfo/Idh/MocA family oxidoreductase: MKTYRVVVCGTLFGQVYLSAFKRQFPGFELAGILARGSKRSLTIAKEYGVPLYREVSELPHDIDIACVVVRSAIVGGDGSQLARALLEKGIHVLQEHPVYEKDVVECLKLARKNGCHYQINTHYPNVPAVRHFVEYLKKARETQQPCFIEATCGVQVICGLLDMLGQALGGVTPFEFHSNVDWSEVRKLKSELLPPYQVIHGVFAGVPLILKIQNQLDPGDPDNHFHIMHRITVGLPSGNLVLVNTHGPVLWNRAFHIPRTPEENGMRELLDKQQAPEFYQPASCEFLYKEMPSLEEIIDEHWSEAIRTALHSMVSNIESPTPASAQFLLGQASVWRSLMGCIGNPEVISAQEPMLTSPSIEGWLVEYHQESENA